In Pseudoalteromonas tetraodonis, the genomic window GTGTCGTTAATTATGCTCGATATCGATCTTTTTAAACAAGTGAACGACCGATATGGTCATGAAACTGGCGACGAAGCAATAAAGTGGATTGCACAACATATTAACGAATTGTTTTTTGAAGCAGGCATTACCGCTCGAATTGGCGGAGAAGAGTTTGCTATTTTCCTTAATCAAAAAAATCTTACTCAAGCAAGGCAGTTAGCCCAAAAGCTATGCAGAAGTATTGATCAATATCCCTTTTATTTTAACGGTAATAGTATTGCACTGTCTGTTAGTGCTGGAGTAAGTAGCGCACTTATTCGCGATTTAAATATGCAAGAGCTGCTATTGCAAGCTGATAAACGCCTTTACCTTGCTAAAGAAACGGGCCGAAATAAAGTTGTTACTCATGATGAAAAAAGCGCGCTCATGAATAGCCACTCTGCCATTATTTAATTTAGCAATAAAAAAAGCGGGGTCAAACCTGACCCCGCTTTATAATCAAACCAATTAATTTTATTACTTACTGATCCAAGGCGTTACTTTAACTACCTCGTTTATATCAGCCAATACTTTTGTGTCGTTTTGCCAGCTGTCTGTTACTTCAAAATAACATACTGATTCTTCGCATGTTATGCGCTCATCATCAAATTGTTTAGGCGCATTAAAAGTAACAACCACCCCTTTTTGCTCAGGCAGTAAAAACCACATTAGTTTGCTAACAAAAAAGCCCGACAAGTCTGTTAAAAGCGCTTCAAGCTCATTATTAATGGTTAATAATGATTGCTTTGAAAAGGTTAGCCCTTCTAGCTCGTTGGCCTCTATTTGGAGCTTTAACTGACAATCATGAATCGGATTTTTAGGCTGAACCACAATCACCGCTTTGTCAGTATCGAGCTGCTTATCATACGGTAATAACAGTTGCGCTTTGTCAGTGTAATTAAGCGGGTACTCATTTTTTTCAGTTAAAATAGTCCCGCTTTTGATACTACATACTTCGTTAGTACCAATATCGCTAATATAAAAGTTTACGCGGGCGTACTGAAAATCGCCTTTGTTTACTACTTTTAAACGGTCGTAAAAACCGTCATACGACATAACAAACTCTTTAGCATAGGTGTTATTTGCCGCTATTGCTAAAAAGCAGGTCGCTATAGTCGTAACTAATTTTAATACTGGTTTATTCATCAAAGTACGCTCGGTTTTGATTGATCATCGTATTTAGCTCTTCAATATACGCTTCACCACGCTCTGAGTAGGACATCAGCCCAAGGGTTAGCTTAGTCGCCTTAATTGGCTTTTGCTGTGCGCGTAAATCTTCACGTATACTGCGTAATTGTTTATAGGCATTATGCGTATTAATATTTCTAAAATATGACGTTACAGCAGCGCGAACCGATTTAAATGCAGCCACTTCATGCTCGGCTTCATTATTACGTCTTCTTGGCACCATGCCACAGCCTTTTTTGTAGCACCATTGGCCAAAAAAGTTTAAGCCTATTCGGGCAAAGCGTGAGGTACCCCATGCCGACTCATTAGCAGCTTGCATTAGGGCAAGTTCTTTAGGAATAATATCTACACGGCGCAGCGCTTGAGTTAGTGTAAGCGTGTCTAAGGTTTCAGGTAAGCGGTATAATTTAAGTATTTTTTTAATATCGCTCGCTTGTTTTTTACTTAACGGCTCGTCGTGTTCTAGCATCATGCGCGCAATTTCAATGTTTGCACGTTGCTGTAAAATCTTTTTGTTTTCGGCTTCTACATGGGGCTTAATGAAGTTAAAAAACGCATGCTTTTTCTCTTTTACATCGGTGTATTCTGAGAATTTTGGCAACTTAACATTGTGCAATGGTTTTTCTTTCTTCTTTTCTTTTTTAATGTCGTCAGCACGTGTTTGTTCATCTGAAACAAACTCATCAGTTTGTATAAATGGATGAGTAAGTGCCCAAATAACAAGGGCGGCTAACAACAACTGAAAAATAGTTTTTAACATGTATTATCTCAATTAAACTCTAAGTTATGTATGGTGTAGTCACATACATACGAACACTCATTATACCTAAGCCACTTTATAAACGCGAATACCGAACAACTGAATAAAATTCATACGCCTATTGTGAGTTATTTATAATATACTAAGCGTTAAAGTCGTAGATATAGAGATAGGTTGTGACATGGATAAACAGTGGCAAAATAGAATAATTGAACAATATAAGCACCGCCCAAACGATAACCGCTCTCCTTGGCAAATAGACCGCTCTCGAATTATTCATGCTGCAGCATTTAGACGCCTTCAAGCCAAAACTCAAATAATGGGTATTGGTTTAAATGACTTTTATCGCACACGTCTTACCCATTCTTTAGAAGTATCGCAAATAGGCACGGGCATATTACGTCACTTAAAAGCCCAGCACCCTCGTTTTGAACATTTTCCATCAACCGGATTACTCGAAACCTTATGTTTAGCGCACGACATCGGCCATCCCCCCTTTGGGCACGGCGGAGAAATTGCACTTAACTACATGATGCGTGATCATGGCGGGTTTGAAGGTAACGCACAAACGCTACGAATAGTCGCCAAACTAGAGCCTTATAGTAATGGCTATGGCATGAACTTAACAAGGCGCACATTATTAGGGTTTATAAAGTACCCTGGTTTTATCGATCAGTTGTGGTACAACATTCCCAAAGTAGATAAACAACGCGCGTTTATAAAAGCCGACGACTGGCGACCTGCTAAAGGTATTTACAATGACGATGCACCTATATTTAATTGGATCATTGAACCACTGAGTCAAAATGATAAAGCATTATTAACCAGCCAAAATATTGTAGATTCATACCGAGCTAAAACACGCTATAAATCTCTCGATAGTGCCATTATGGAACTGGCTGATGACATTGCCTATGCCGTACACGACCTTGAAGATGCCATAGCCACCGATGTGTTAAGCCTAGACGATTGGTTAACCCATGCATTGCCGCACTTACAAGCACTCAACTATGATTGGTTAAATACGCTACTTAAATCACTTACAGAGCGATTATTTTCAAGGCACGAACATGAACGCAAAGATGCCATTGGTGAATTAGTAAATACCTTTATTATTCATATTCATTTAGACATACAAAACGATGCCTTTGAATGCCCTATTTTAAAGCACACCGCTAAATTAGATCAGCAATACGAAAACGTATTACAAATACTTAAACATTTTGTATTTCAACGCTTGATACGCGATCCACAAATGCAACAAATAGAATTTAAAGGGCAGAACCTGCTTATTGAACTGTTTACCGCATTTGCCAGCGATCCAATGCGGTTATTACCCGAAACCACGCAAGCACTTTACCTAGAAGCCGAAAAACACCATCAAGGCATGCGAATTATTTGTGACTACTTAAGCGGTATGAGTGACGAATACGCTTATAAAACTTATCAACGGTTGTTCTCTCCCATACAATAAAGTAGTGAGCATAAAAAAAAGCCGAGTCATTTAAGTAACTCGGCTTTTCGTTAGCTTATAAAGTCACATTAAAGTGATTTAATGCCCATGTTGTAAAGCGTAAAACCGTACATGTCGGCATAAAGGTCAATAATTTTACTTGTTGGCGTACCCGCACCGTGGCCTGCATTGGTTTCAATACGAATAAGCGTTGGATTAGTGCCCGCTTGGTTCGCTTGAAGCTCTGCTGCAAATTTAAATGAATGCGACGGTACAACGCGGTCATCATGATCGCCTGTAGTGATCATAGTCGCCGGATATTCAACCCCTGCTTTTACATTATGAATTGGCGAGTAGCCTTTTAAGTAATCAAACATTTCTTTACTTTGGTCGCTAGTACCGTAATCGTATGCCCAGCCAGCGCCCGCTGTAAAAGTATGATAACGCAGCATATCCAGTACACCTACCGCAGGTAGCGCCACTTGAAATAAGTCAGGTCGCTGGGTCATTACGGCACCGACTAATAACCCGCCGTTTGAACCACCTCGCAGTGCTAGGCGCTTTTTAGAGGTGTATTTTTTATCTTGTAAGTATTGTGCGGCGGCAATAAAGTCGTCAAATACGTTTTGCTTTTGCAATTGCGTACCCGCTTTATGCCACTCTTTACCATACTCACCGCCACCACGAATGTTTGCCACTGCGTATACGCCGCCTTGCTCAAGCCAAGCCGCTGTTGTAGAGCTAAAGCGAGGTGTTAAGCTTATATTAAAGCCACCATAGCCATATAAAATAGTTGGGTTGCTACCGTCTAATTTAATATCACTTTTGTAAGTAATAATCATCGGTACTTTAGTGCCATCTTTAGAGGTATAAAATACTTGCTCAGAGGTGTAGTTGTCGCTATTAAAATCAATCCCTGACTTACGATATACTTTAGACTCACCACTTTGTACGTCAAAACTGTAAGTCGTGCCAGGTGTTTTGTAGTTAGTAAATGAGTAATAAAGCGTAGTTTGCTCTTTTTTACCGCCAAAGCCACTCGCTGTACCAACACCTGGTAAGCTAATTTCGCGGATCAATTCGCCTTTTTTGTTGTACTGTTTCACTTTAGAAATAGCATCAACCATGTAGTTGGCAAAAAACGTATTTCCGCCAAGCGTTACATTAAGTACGTTTTCGGTTTCTGGAATAAAGTCTTGCCAGTTTTCAGGTTGCGGGTTGCTTGCATCAACCGTCACTACTTTTTTATTCGGAGCATTTAAGTTAGTAACCAAAAATAGCTTGCTGCCTTCGTTATCAATCACACTGGTATCAGAGTCGGTATTACCCACTACGGTAACAAACTCGCTATCTGGCTTAGTTAAATCTTTAATAAATAACTTATTGCCTGAGGTCGATACGCTAGCACTAATAAACAAATAACGGCCATCTTTGGTCGCTTTGGCGCCTACATAACGGTGTTTTTGCTCAGCGGTATCGCCAAATACTAGCGTATCCTCGCTTTGGGCTTGGCCTAATTTATGGTAGTACACTTTATGTTGATCAGTTTTTGCAGAAAGCTCACTGCCCTCTGGCTTATCGTAGCTTGAATAATAAAAACCATCATTTGCCAACCAACTTACGCCACTAAATTTAACATCAACCAGTGCTTGCTCTACTTGCTCTTTGGTTTCGGTGTCTATAACAATGATTTTACGCCAATCACTGCCACCTTCCGATATTTGGTATGCTAACAATGAGCCATCTTCTGAAAATGATAAGCCCGACATTGAAGTGGTACCATCTTCACTAAAGGTATTAGGATCTAAGAAAATCTCAGCCTCGCCGCCGTCTTTACTGCGGTATAAAACGTACTGATTTTGCAGGCCATCATTTTTGTAAAAATAGGTGTAATCACCTTCGGTGAACGGCGCGCTGATTTTTTCGTAGTTCATTAACTTTTCAAGGCGCTGCTTTAACGTATCTCTGTACGGTATTTGCTCTAAATATGAAAAGGTTAGGTTATTTTGTGTTTTAACCCATTGAGCCGTTTCATCACTCATATCATCTTCTAACCAACGATACGGATCAGCCACATTTTCACCAAAGTAAGTGTCAACCACTGTGCCTTTTTTAGTTTCAGGGTAATCTAGAGAGTTAACTGCTTTCATTGCTGTTTTTACTTCATTTTGAGAGGTGTTTTCTGCAGGTTGTGAACAACCCGCAAGTGCGATTACAACCGCACAGGTAAGTGTTTTTTTTAGCATTGTTATTTTATTTCCTTGTTGATAATCACTCTAAGTTATTAACTTTTCCTGCTTTTGTCTATTAAGATGCGGTAAACGTCATTTATCGCTGTTAACCTGCGCTTAGTTACGCTTAAATACATTAATGAACAACGTTTAAACACCAATAGGCTAAGTAATGACAGAAACCCAATCCTTTAAAAGCTTTAAACGCTTTTACCCTTATTACTTAAAAGAGCATCGTAATCAAACCTGCCGTAGATTGCATTTTATAGGCAGTAGTTTAGTACTGTTACTGGCAGGTTATGCGTTTTTTAGCTCACAACTTATGTTGTTATGGTTATTACCAGTGATTGGTTATGGCTTTGCGTGGGTTGGGCATTTCTTTTTTGAAAAAAACCGCCCTGCTACATTTAAGCACCCGTTATATAGTTTATGGGGCGATTGGGTAATGTTTAAAGATATGCTCACAGGTAAAATTAAATGGTAAATGGCGACTTACGCTACAGGCTACTCAAATAGTCCACCTGCTGCTGTAAATAAATTGTAGATTGAATGTAATTCAATTGACCTTGGTTGTAAAAATGGTCTACCTTGACAACAGAAATTTCAATTAGTTCATTAACAATTGAATTACCTGTAGAGCATTGAATGAGGGAAACTAATCATGCAACTAAAACAGCTATTTACAGCAAAAAAAACCATTACACTCAGTGTTGCCGCTGCACTACTTGGCTCGTGGTCGGTAAATGCCGCACAGCAAGAAACACAAGCAGAAGAAAATATTGAACAAATTAGTGTAATTGGCTCTCGCCGACTCGGCCGCACAGTTGAAGACAGCCCAGTTCCGATTGATATCATTAGCGGTGATGCCCTAAAAAGTTCAGGGCAAACTGAAACCAATGCACTACTGAGCACTTTATTACCAAGCTTTAATTTCCCTCAGCCATCAATCACCGATGGCAGCGACCATGTGCGCCCCGCTCAACTGCGTGGCTTAGCACCTGATCACACCTTAGTGCTCGTAAATGGTAAACGTCGCCATAGTAATGCACTGCTTAATTTAAATGGTTCAACCGGTCGTGGGTCATCATCGGTTGATTTAAACGCTATTCCAGCCAATGCCATTGAGCGAATAGAAGTATTGCGCGATGGTGCCGCTGCGCAATATGGCTCAGACGCCATTGCCGGTGTGATTAATATTGTCCTTAAAAGTAATAGCAGTGGCGGCAGCCTAGGTGCTGTATATGGAGCAAACATCACCGAAATGCAGGGTGTGCCTCAACTAGAATCCGTTTCTGAAGATGCCAATGGCAACTTAGCCTTTAATGAAGGCAGCGACCGTTCGCTTACCGACGGCCACACCTTAACCCTGCAAGGTAATATGGGGTTTGAATTGGGCGATAACGGCTTTTTAAGTATTTCTACTGAATATCGCGACCGTAGCTCAACGAATCGCTCTGATTATGACCAGCGCGAAAATTACGCCCGCCTACCTGATGGCTCTCTTGATCCGCGTGAGTTCACATGGGATCGTTACAATCATAACTTTGGTAATGGCACCGTTGAAGACTTCGCGCTGTTTTATAATGCCGGTTATCAGTTAACTAACGATGCCGAGCTTTACTCGTTTGGCTCTTACAGCAAGCGTGAAGGCGAAGGCGGTGGTTTTTATCGTCGCGCACAAGACAGCCGTAACGTAACAGATATTTATCCTGATGGCTTTTTACCGGTGATCACCTCAGATATTGACGATTTTTCATTAGCACTTGGCGTAAAAGGTTTTGCTAATGAATGGAATTACGACGCTTCTGCTGTATACGGCCAAGATGCCTTTAACTTTGGTGTTATTGATAGCTTAAACACCTCATATGGACCTAGCAGTCAAACCAGTTTTGATGCCGGTACACTTACCTACGATCAGCTGACTATTAATCTTGATTTTAGCCGCGAGATTGATGCAGACTTTTTAGCTAGCGGAATTAACGTCGCAGTGGGCGCTGAGTATCGTCGTGAAGGCTACGAAATTCAGGCAGGCGAAGAAGCCTCATACGCACAAGGCACTTTTGGCCCTGGTGGCGCAGTAACCGACCCAGTTAATGGCCCATTTGGCTCTGCAGGTTCGCAAGTATTCCCAGGTTTCACACCTGAGTCTGCGGGTGATAACAGCCGCCATAATGTTAGCCTTTACATTGATTTAGAAGCCTTTATTACAGATAACTGGAACGTTGCCGTCGCTGCGCGTTACGAAGACTACTCTGATTTTGGCGATACGCTTAATGGTAAAATTGCCACACGTTATACGCTAACAGAAGATTTAGCATTACGCGGCTCTGTATCAACCGGCTTTAGAGCGCCCTCTCTGCAACAGCAATATTTTACTTCAGTGGCCACCGTGTTTGTTGATGGTATTCCAACACAAACAGGGACGTTTGCCCCAAGTAGTGATGTAGCCGTTGCATTGGGATCACCGGGCTTAGATGCAGAAGAAGCCACCAACTACGGGGTAGGTTTTACCTGGTCAACCGACTTTAATTTCAGCTTATCTGTGGATTATTACCAAATATTAATTGATGACCGTATTGTGTTATCAAATAACCTGTCGGGTGCAGGTGTAGCAAGCTTACTTGAGGGCACTGGAGCTAACCAAGGGCGGTTTTTCTTAAACGCGATTGATAGCAAAACCCGTGGCGTTGATGTGGTTGCCTCTTACAACCTAATGACCGATAACTACGGTGATGTAGCATTTAATTTAGGCTATAACTACGGCAAAAACGAAGTGACTAATATTATTGCCCCACCCGCTGAGCTACAAAGCGTAGGTGTTGAACAAGATAATTTGTTCTCGGGTAATGAACTGCGTCGTTTTGAAGTAAGTACCCCGCGTAACAAATACAACCTAAGCGCTACATGGACACTAAACGAATGGCGTACCACACTTCGCAGCACTCGCTATGGTGAAACACAAGACCCATCAGAAATTCCAGAGCGTAACGAAGTGCTCAAGCCAAAGTGGATCACCGACTTAGATGTTGCTTATGCACTTAATAACAACATTACTCTGAGCTTAGGCGCGAATAATGTGTTTGATGTATACCCAGATCCAACTCGGGATTTAGTGAGCGATGTAACCACTTTCTCTCGTTTGTTCTCTTACTCGGGCTTTTCGCCATTTGGTTTTAATGGCCGCTATGTTTACGGCAAAGTTGAAATGAAATTTTAAGCTGCAGCTAAAAACAAAAAGCCACACTATTTAGTGTGGCTTTTTAATGAATTTGAACCCGATTAGATTTTAGTTAACCAACCGTGTGTATCTTCACTTTTACCCCATTGAATATCGTTCAATGCTTGGCGTAAACGTGCTGTTGTTGGTCCTGGTTCACCATTACCCACTTTGTATTCTTTATCGTTATGGATAAACGTACCTACTGGTGTTAATACTGCTGCAGTGCCTGAAAGTGCTGCTTCAGTGCCTGGTTTTGCTGCACGCTCTAAAAGCTCAGTTACGGTAAAGTTACGCTCGCTTACCGTCATTCCTAAATCTTTCGCAATGGTTAAAATACTATTACGAGTAACACCATGTAAAAAGGTGCTGTCGAGTGCTTTAGTAATGATTTCGTTGCCATCAATTAATATGAAGTTGGCCGCGCCGGTTTCTTGCACATCGCCACCTGGGCAAAATAAAATTTGGTCGGCTTTATATTTAGTGCGCGCTGCTGATATTGGGCCAAGCGCGCTAGCATAGTTACCACCGCTTTTAATCATACCCATATGCGGGGCACAGCGCATGCCGTCTTCTTCTAATAAAACACGTAACGCGGTAGCACCACCTGAAAAGTAGTCACCCACTGGCGATAATAACGTATAAAGCAATGAGCTCATTGAAGGCGCAGCCGCTTTGCCAATGGCAGCTTCAGTACCAATGTGGGTTGGGCGAATATACATAGAACCAGGAGGAAGCGGCGTTTCATCGGCGTATTCACGAACAATATCGATGATCATTGTTTTTAGCATCTCGCCATCAACCGCTGGTAAACTTAATAATTCAGAACTTTGCTGCATACGCGCAATATTTGCATCCATTCTAAAAATATTTACCGAACCATCTTCATGGCGAAAGGCTTTTAAACCTTCAAAACATGTACTTGAATAATGAAGAACGTGTGCACCTGCATGCAACTCAAGCTTATCGCAAGGAACAATTGAGCTTTCGCCCCACTGATTGTCAGAAAACTTAGCTTGAATCATCTGCGGCATAAACACAGTACCAAATGCGGCCATTTTTATTCTCTCTTGTGTGGTCTATTTTTCTCCATTGTATGACAACCCGCTACTATTTAACCATAGCAAAACAGGCTGTTTTTAAATTAATTAGACGAATTTTTTGCATGTACTGATGATTATTTAATCAAAAAAGCACTTGCTAACTCTTTAATGCAATAATCAGCTAACAATTTAAGGCTAGCTGATTATTTAATGCATACATTATAGTAGCGGCTATTTTATTAACCTCTATTTAAATGAATAACGAAATATACGTTTTAACACCGAGGTATATTGGTGAAAAAAACCGCCGGTGTTGTATGCAATGCCCTGCTTTTGTAAAGCAGCTTGCACTTGTGGTGCTATTTCTTGGTAGCGTGACGATGGCATATCAGGAAATAAGTGGTGTTCAATTTGAAAACTTAAATGCCCCGTTAAAATATGAAACCAACGCGCCCCTTTAATGTTTGACGACCCAAGCGCTTGGCGATAATACCACTGACCCTGGCTTTCGTTTTCACAATCTTGCTCGTAAAAGGTATGCGTTTGCTCGGTAAAATGGCCACAAAAAATAATGGTTGATGTCCATAAATTACGAATTAGGTTCGCCAATAAGTTACCGCTTAGCACCCATAAAAACAGAGGCCCCGCTAAAAGTGGAAACAGCACATAGTCTTTAATTAATTGGCGCGCCCCTTTACTAAAAAAGCGTTTTTTTAACGTACTATGCGCTACAGCCCCTTTGCGGTTTGGCTTCTTTTTACCTATAAACACACGCTCACCCGCCAGCTCATGGTACGACACGCCCCACTGAAATAGCACACTTAAATTTAAATAGGTAATAAACTGCCAAGTATTTTTTAAACGCCATTTAAAGTCATTACTTAATCTTAATAAGCCATAACCAAAATCGCGGTCTTTGCCAATAATATTAGTGTAAGTATGGTGCTCAAAATTGTGTACTCGGTTCCAACTTTGGCCGTCGCAGGCTATATCCCACTCGTATGTTTTTGAATTAAGCTGTTTGTCGTTCATCCAATCGTATTGACCATGCATTACATTGTGGCCAATTTCCATGTTGTCGAGAATTTTAGCCAAAGCCAGTAACAACACACCCGCCACCCACAATAAAGGCTGTACAAAACCAAGCATTAATAAAATGCGCCCACCTATTTCGCACAGTCGCTGCTTGCGGACAATAGAGCGTATATAATTAGCATCCTTTTGCCCTACTTTGGCAAACGTCGACATTTTTATGCCATCTAAATCTTCGGCTAATTGTTGATAATTTATGGTTGTCATAGCTGTAACTCCAAATCACTGACCGCTTGGCTAACACACAGTTGAATTAACTGCTCGCCGTTATCTGATAACTCACCGGTTTTTAAATTGCGCACCACGCCCGTTTTTTTAATGCACTGGCATTGATGACAAATACCAATCCCACACCCTCGCTGCACAGGTAGTTTTTTTGCCTCAAACTGAGTTAACAACACCTCATTCGCTGCTACGTCGTGGTGATCATTATTAATTTTTACAGTAAATTGACTGTCATCATTTAAGCTTGGCAATGCAAGGCCAAAGGCTTCTTGGTAATAGGTTAAATGATGCTGGTTTGCAAAATGTGCAATTTTTTGCATAAACGCTGCTGGCCCACAGCAGTAAATATCAGGATTGTCATCGATGTTTATATGCGTAGTTAATTGCGGGCTCATATCGCGAGTGAGTAACAAGTAAGAAAAATGCGCATAACGCTCTGCTAATGCGGCAAGTTCTTCAACGCATTGGTGCTCATTAGCTTTTGCAAAATACAGTAATTTGATAGTGTGCTGAGTATTTGCTAATTGCTGGCTAAGCATTGCCAGCATAGGTGTAATACCCGAGCCACCAGCAACAAAGGTGCTGGCTTTATGCCAGCTTTTAAATACAAAGTCGCCACTTGGCGCAGAAATATTACACCACGACGGCGCCTTTAATGTGCTTTGCAACTGAGCTGTAAAACGTCCTTGCTCATTGGTTTTAATTAAAACTCGCAGCAATCCGGTTGCTTTGTATTGCGCGGGGCTGCAAGCAATCGTAAATACACGGGTAAGCAAACGCCCGTTGAGCTCAAGCGTTAAACTAATATACTGGCCCGCAATGTGGGCGCGCCACTGTTTATTGGGTTTAAGCGTTACACTTAAAAACTGACCACTCAACGCGTGTACATCAACAATTTGCGCACGAAAAAAGCCGGCTCGCCATGCAGGTTTAACGACCTGTATTAAAGGCTCTATGTAAGCGGCAAAGCTTTGATGGTGTAAAAACCATTTTGAAAATTGGTCTAATACCGAAGTTAGCATGGTTATTAATTCTCTACTTAAATCGACTACCCATCACTTTGTGTTAAGCGAATTCAAGCAAACACATGTGCTGGGCTTTAAATATTTGAGCCTACACGTGTAAGCTCAACTTTCAGCGCACAAGTGTACGCTCGAATTTTTAAATTTCAACCCTAATAGAGTAATTATTCAATTTTTTTAAAGCGGTCTTTAATTCCTATACCCGTAAAGTTAGTTAAACACCTGAGGGACATAAACAAGCTCATTAAGCTAAAAACCAACATTAAAGCGGTTAAATAGCGTGCAATTTCATTCATCCCAAATACTTAACACTGTGATCAATAGCGTGCTAAGGTAGTTAAAATTTAGTTAATTTTGGAAGCCATTATGAACAAAGTAACAACGCGTAAAAAATTTTCTACACTCGCCACAGCCAGTTGTGCATTGGCATTTTCGGCGCTTAC contains:
- a CDS encoding DUF2987 domain-containing protein, whose protein sequence is MNKPVLKLVTTIATCFLAIAANNTYAKEFVMSYDGFYDRLKVVNKGDFQYARVNFYISDIGTNEVCSIKSGTILTEKNEYPLNYTDKAQLLLPYDKQLDTDKAVIVVQPKNPIHDCQLKLQIEANELEGLTFSKQSLLTINNELEALLTDLSGFFVSKLMWFLLPEQKGVVVTFNAPKQFDDERITCEESVCYFEVTDSWQNDTKVLADINEVVKVTPWISK
- a CDS encoding glucosaminidase domain-containing protein, which codes for MLKTIFQLLLAALVIWALTHPFIQTDEFVSDEQTRADDIKKEKKKEKPLHNVKLPKFSEYTDVKEKKHAFFNFIKPHVEAENKKILQQRANIEIARMMLEHDEPLSKKQASDIKKILKLYRLPETLDTLTLTQALRRVDIIPKELALMQAANESAWGTSRFARIGLNFFGQWCYKKGCGMVPRRRNNEAEHEVAAFKSVRAAVTSYFRNINTHNAYKQLRSIREDLRAQQKPIKATKLTLGLMSYSERGEAYIEELNTMINQNRAYFDE
- a CDS encoding anti-phage deoxyguanosine triphosphatase, encoding MDKQWQNRIIEQYKHRPNDNRSPWQIDRSRIIHAAAFRRLQAKTQIMGIGLNDFYRTRLTHSLEVSQIGTGILRHLKAQHPRFEHFPSTGLLETLCLAHDIGHPPFGHGGEIALNYMMRDHGGFEGNAQTLRIVAKLEPYSNGYGMNLTRRTLLGFIKYPGFIDQLWYNIPKVDKQRAFIKADDWRPAKGIYNDDAPIFNWIIEPLSQNDKALLTSQNIVDSYRAKTRYKSLDSAIMELADDIAYAVHDLEDAIATDVLSLDDWLTHALPHLQALNYDWLNTLLKSLTERLFSRHEHERKDAIGELVNTFIIHIHLDIQNDAFECPILKHTAKLDQQYENVLQILKHFVFQRLIRDPQMQQIEFKGQNLLIELFTAFASDPMRLLPETTQALYLEAEKHHQGMRIICDYLSGMSDEYAYKTYQRLFSPIQ
- a CDS encoding prolyl oligopeptidase family serine peptidase produces the protein MLKKTLTCAVVIALAGCSQPAENTSQNEVKTAMKAVNSLDYPETKKGTVVDTYFGENVADPYRWLEDDMSDETAQWVKTQNNLTFSYLEQIPYRDTLKQRLEKLMNYEKISAPFTEGDYTYFYKNDGLQNQYVLYRSKDGGEAEIFLDPNTFSEDGTTSMSGLSFSEDGSLLAYQISEGGSDWRKIIVIDTETKEQVEQALVDVKFSGVSWLANDGFYYSSYDKPEGSELSAKTDQHKVYYHKLGQAQSEDTLVFGDTAEQKHRYVGAKATKDGRYLFISASVSTSGNKLFIKDLTKPDSEFVTVVGNTDSDTSVIDNEGSKLFLVTNLNAPNKKVVTVDASNPQPENWQDFIPETENVLNVTLGGNTFFANYMVDAISKVKQYNKKGELIREISLPGVGTASGFGGKKEQTTLYYSFTNYKTPGTTYSFDVQSGESKVYRKSGIDFNSDNYTSEQVFYTSKDGTKVPMIITYKSDIKLDGSNPTILYGYGGFNISLTPRFSSTTAAWLEQGGVYAVANIRGGGEYGKEWHKAGTQLQKQNVFDDFIAAAQYLQDKKYTSKKRLALRGGSNGGLLVGAVMTQRPDLFQVALPAVGVLDMLRYHTFTAGAGWAYDYGTSDQSKEMFDYLKGYSPIHNVKAGVEYPATMITTGDHDDRVVPSHSFKFAAELQANQAGTNPTLIRIETNAGHGAGTPTSKIIDLYADMYGFTLYNMGIKSL
- a CDS encoding DUF962 domain-containing protein, giving the protein MTETQSFKSFKRFYPYYLKEHRNQTCRRLHFIGSSLVLLLAGYAFFSSQLMLLWLLPVIGYGFAWVGHFFFEKNRPATFKHPLYSLWGDWVMFKDMLTGKIKW
- a CDS encoding TonB-dependent receptor plug domain-containing protein, with protein sequence MQLKQLFTAKKTITLSVAAALLGSWSVNAAQQETQAEENIEQISVIGSRRLGRTVEDSPVPIDIISGDALKSSGQTETNALLSTLLPSFNFPQPSITDGSDHVRPAQLRGLAPDHTLVLVNGKRRHSNALLNLNGSTGRGSSSVDLNAIPANAIERIEVLRDGAAAQYGSDAIAGVINIVLKSNSSGGSLGAVYGANITEMQGVPQLESVSEDANGNLAFNEGSDRSLTDGHTLTLQGNMGFELGDNGFLSISTEYRDRSSTNRSDYDQRENYARLPDGSLDPREFTWDRYNHNFGNGTVEDFALFYNAGYQLTNDAELYSFGSYSKREGEGGGFYRRAQDSRNVTDIYPDGFLPVITSDIDDFSLALGVKGFANEWNYDASAVYGQDAFNFGVIDSLNTSYGPSSQTSFDAGTLTYDQLTINLDFSREIDADFLASGINVAVGAEYRREGYEIQAGEEASYAQGTFGPGGAVTDPVNGPFGSAGSQVFPGFTPESAGDNSRHNVSLYIDLEAFITDNWNVAVAARYEDYSDFGDTLNGKIATRYTLTEDLALRGSVSTGFRAPSLQQQYFTSVATVFVDGIPTQTGTFAPSSDVAVALGSPGLDAEEATNYGVGFTWSTDFNFSLSVDYYQILIDDRIVLSNNLSGAGVASLLEGTGANQGRFFLNAIDSKTRGVDVVASYNLMTDNYGDVAFNLGYNYGKNEVTNIIAPPAELQSVGVEQDNLFSGNELRRFEVSTPRNKYNLSATWTLNEWRTTLRSTRYGETQDPSEIPERNEVLKPKWITDLDVAYALNNNITLSLGANNVFDVYPDPTRDLVSDVTTFSRLFSYSGFSPFGFNGRYVYGKVEMKF
- a CDS encoding branched-chain amino acid aminotransferase — its product is MKMAAFGTVFMPQMIQAKFSDNQWGESSIVPCDKLELHAGAHVLHYSSTCFEGLKAFRHEDGSVNIFRMDANIARMQQSSELLSLPAVDGEMLKTMIIDIVREYADETPLPPGSMYIRPTHIGTEAAIGKAAAPSMSSLLYTLLSPVGDYFSGGATALRVLLEEDGMRCAPHMGMIKSGGNYASALGPISAARTKYKADQILFCPGGDVQETGAANFILIDGNEIITKALDSTFLHGVTRNSILTIAKDLGMTVSERNFTVTELLERAAKPGTEAALSGTAAVLTPVGTFIHNDKEYKVGNGEPGPTTARLRQALNDIQWGKSEDTHGWLTKI